The genomic interval CGGGGAGAAACCTTATCCAACAGAGTCATGATCCATCAAGCCATGCAGAAATTCATGCTATCAGACAGGCATCGCAACGCTTACACAATCACCGCTTGTTGGACACAACTCTATATGTAACATTGGAACCTTGTGCTATGTGTGCAGGACTTATGATTCATGCGCGCATTAGTAGATTGGTTTTTGCAACACGTGATTTTAAATCAGGAGCAGCGGGTTCTGTTTATAATTTATTACAAGGTTATCCGCTCAATCATAAAGTTCAGGTCGATGAAGGAATAATGCAAGCTGAGTGCGCAAGTTTATTAAGCGAGTTTTTTAAAGCCTGCCGATAAGTTATCTTTTGTTTCTATTTCTTAAATAAGACAAGGAAACTAATTAAAAATAAGGTTGTTAACTTATGCACACAATGAGTTAATTGTGTGCATAAAAAAGGGAGTAAGAAGTTTTTTTAATTTTTTGATGAAGTTTTTAAATCTGCGCTAGGCGTATGCTTTAATGAAAGGGAATCGAGTAACTGGTCATGAAACTCTGCAAAACCTGTCCCAGTTTTTGCAGAAGTAACTATCAGGTCGGTAATATCATTCTCTTGATGCTGTTTATCCGCTTTAGTCCCCACCAATAAGGCATTTACATCCTTATAATGTATTTTTGCAAATTTGGTATAAAACGCCAGATCAGCCTTCGCAGTTGAAGAAGAGAGATCAACAAGAATAAGCACAGCATCCACTTTCTTGTGTTTATAGACTAAAGATGGAATTAGGTTATCATTTGGATTATTTAAGTCAAAACTTATAAAAGTAGGATGTGCTAGACCATTTACCATTCTATAAGAAATATTATTAAAGGGTGGTATATTTCGATCAGCTGCATACTCTCCATCTTTATAGAATAAGAGAAAAGATTTTTTACCACTATTATTATTTCCTAAAACAATTACATGCCTTACATCATCTTTATTTTCTAATTTAAAAAATTTCATCATTGTTTCCTTATTTTTAATAACAACCCTATATGATTTAATAGGTTAGTGTGAGTAGGTAATCATCGAATTTTCTTGTTCCTCGCTCATCTTGGTTTCTTCTTTCATCGCCTTTAGTTGTCCTTTAAAGCGTGAGGTAACGCTTGGAGTAATAACATCTCTATTTTTATGAATTAATTCATCTATTACTGATGGTGTTTCTACTTTTTCAATCGCTTTACGTTCTGATAAAGTCTTAAATAAGTGCTCCGGAGTCATTAACTCTAGTTTATCTCGTTGGCTAATAGGAGATTTTATAAGCCGATCAGGAACATTTTGAACTCCATGAATGTCACGTAACTCTTTAACAAAACAATCATTTAATTCTTGTATGGCTGCAATTAATGTTTTACTTATAAATTCAGAGCACAGCACTTTGCTTTGTTCACGATTTTCGTCTGTAATATTGTTTCCCATAATATCGTCTCTAATTTCAGAGTTTTTATGGTCATGAAGTATAAAGTTTTTATATCCACCATGTAACTTGTTTGTTCCTATCGATGCAAATCTTGCCACCCCACCTTCGGCGCTTATATGCACATGCTTTTCACGGGCTTGGTGATGTATTTGGTGTTCTATTTGCCCATATCTTTGCTCTAATATTTGCAACCAATTTTCACCTAGACTATTTTGTAGTAATTTTTGATTCACTTTATCAATTAAATTTTCAAGCTTAATTTTGTATACATCACTATATAAAAAATTACGAAGAGAGAATTGTTCTTCTTTGTATCCAGGATTAATATGAGAAATTTCATTCAAGTGGTTATCGTTAGCGTCTGTTATCGTTATTGCTTTTGATGCATGACCATATTTGGTTACCTTTGCAACCACTTGTTCCATAAAATTCAATTTTTTTCCATAGATTTCTGATTTATCCTTAGTGTGATCAAATACGACCGATCCTGTTGGCGCGCTAAATTGCTGATTAAATTTAGAATCCAGAAAATAAATTATCGCGTGAGCTTCTTCAGCATAGGTATAGATTTGCTCAAGTTTTTCATTACCCTTAATTAATCCTATTTTATCCAAGTCCCACATGACCTCAGCGTATAAATTGGATAAATCATAAAGCATCCCATATTCTTTAAGTGAGATTTTTTGGTTCGTATCTAGCCTTCTCTCCTTTTCTATTACATCATTGATGTTGTTTAAGAGTAAATTAATTCTAGGAGCAATTAATTCAAGATTTCGCGTCCTAAAGGAGAGTGCTTTGATGTCTTTGGTGGTCATCGCCCCAATCCCCGAAACGCGTGACTCAAACTTATCAATGAGTCCCATTTTTTTATTAAGATCCATATTTCCTATAGAATCAGCAAGCATCTTTTGAATAGAGTCTCGCTGTTCAGGCACTACATTATTATTTTTTTGCTTTGGTGTAAAAATTGCATAGCTTCTAATACAGTTTCGCTGATCCCTGTGGTCTTAGATAGATGCTGTAAATTTGCAGTCATGATAGTGCCTCTTTTACGTTGATTTGATCTAAAAATGTAAAAATATTTGTTGAGTATTCTCACACTTTGCTTTTGTTATTATGCGCACTTTGCGCAATATCTGTCTAATTGGATGTTTTTATAACTAATATAATTAATTTAAATATTAGTTATTATTCAAAGTGTTACATGAAAATTTATTTAAGTTTCGGGGATTAAAAATAGATGAAGATCAACTGTAAGTCCTGGTGAATACGTCAGACTGGTTTAGCGACAAATTTGTTCTTATTTTAATTTTGTAGTTGTCCTGATAAAAATTTCATTTAATACTTCCTCCTAATAACGACTAATAGACGCTATATTTAATGCGTGGGAGATTATAATTTTCTCATCAAAAAAATGAGCCATAGAAATGAAAAAAATTAGGACATAATCACCACATAGTTACATTTTCAAAAAATGAGGACTACCCGAACAAGCTGAGTATTTTATAAAAAGTTATTAAGGCGGTTATCTGTTATCTACGACAGCGAGTTATAAAAATATAAGCTGAGGAGAAAATTATGTTAGTTGTTGAACCATTTAAAGATCAATATAAAGAGCAGGTGATCAACCTGATTTTAGATATTCAAATTAACGAGTTTAGCTCACCAATTGGTAGAAAAGATCAGCCAGATCTTGAAAATGTCAAATCATTTTATCAACAAAGCAAAGGAAACTTTTGGGTAGCTAAACTAGATAATAATATAGTAGGAACAATAGGGCTAATTGATATAGATCATGATCAAGGCGCCTTAAGAAAAATGTTTGTATCAAAAGATCACAGAGGAAAAGAAAAGGGAGTGGCTAATGAATTGCTTGGTGTGATGCTTCAATGGAGCAAGGTTAAAAACATCAAAGAAATTTATCTTGGCACAAGATCAGTGTTTTTATCGGCACATCGATTTTATGAAAAAAATGGATTTATCGAAATTGAAAAAGAATTTTTACCTAAGAATTTTCCTATTATGGCTGTTGATACCAAATTTTATTGTTATAACATAACAAATAATGAAAAATTGCGTGCGAATGAGGTTAGATAAAAAGAGTCTCTACTCTGAAGATGTTTTTTTAAGTGTAATAAATTTATAATGCCATGCAGACATCTATATTAAAAAGGTAAACTTAAACACTACCCATTGAAGAGAATATCTTACTCGATGGCTTAATCAGTAAACAGTAATAAAAATTTGAGAATAATATAATAGTGTATAAATATTAAAATTATGAGCCTATACTCTAAATAATATAAGAACTTGTGTTTGTTGACTCAAAATTACCACCAAGATTAGACTGATGTAGAATTGGAGCAAATTCTTATGAAGTTTCAATTGATTGCATTCTTTTTTCTTATCTTTTTTTTCGTATGTATCTTATTATTTTTGTACTTAGGTATTTATGGTGCACAACGCAATGCTA from Legionella sainthelensi carries:
- the tadA gene encoding tRNA adenosine(34) deaminase TadA gives rise to the protein MNDQYWMCQAYEQALLAQTEGEVPVGAVLVSKENQLLGAGRNLIQQSHDPSSHAEIHAIRQASQRLHNHRLLDTTLYVTLEPCAMCAGLMIHARISRLVFATRDFKSGAAGSVYNLLQGYPLNHKVQVDEGIMQAECASLLSEFFKACR
- a CDS encoding GNAT family N-acetyltransferase, coding for MLVVEPFKDQYKEQVINLILDIQINEFSSPIGRKDQPDLENVKSFYQQSKGNFWVAKLDNNIVGTIGLIDIDHDQGALRKMFVSKDHRGKEKGVANELLGVMLQWSKVKNIKEIYLGTRSVFLSAHRFYEKNGFIEIEKEFLPKNFPIMAVDTKFYCYNITNNEKLRANEVR